In Prosthecochloris sp. GSB1, the following proteins share a genomic window:
- a CDS encoding isochorismate synthase, whose product MNNPTDIIESVCRPLPMADALELLKERILLDSQRAETPKRKQLRTFYAEVTNTDALLWLHGQTIYPKLYWANREKDDIVAGIGEADAIRHDKTGPNSESFELLQREISTKDPSARYFGGFCFNNQQKQDPQWRSFKSFTFILPLVRLESENGKTLLACNLVLDPEKGREEQYRPLLEALDGLVPPHEDDSLVPEASNVSFRPDQRHWMKTCDSVLQRFREGFMGKIILARQTVLDFPEPFPPSLFMLRHPFPESSTYRYYFEPERNTAFFSFTPERLYRRERDQLFTEALAGTCSRETIGEEGIDACQQLLNSEKDIREHKFVKDTIAKELEPICSEIDMEEKVRALPLNRLVHLYTQCHATLEPGSESDTEVLKCLHPTPAVGGVPRSKALEQIIHLEPFSRGWYAGPVGWISRDAAEFAVGIRSGLADDNRVYLYSGAGIVSGSDPASEWREVDQKVSDILAITRRTDK is encoded by the coding sequence ATGAACAACCCTACCGACATCATCGAATCCGTATGCAGACCCCTGCCGATGGCCGACGCCCTGGAGCTATTGAAGGAACGGATTCTGCTTGATTCGCAGCGGGCCGAAACCCCGAAAAGAAAACAGCTCAGGACGTTTTACGCCGAAGTGACGAATACCGACGCCCTGCTGTGGCTGCACGGTCAGACCATCTACCCGAAACTGTACTGGGCGAACAGGGAAAAAGACGACATTGTCGCGGGTATCGGCGAAGCCGATGCGATCCGCCATGACAAAACCGGACCCAACAGCGAAAGTTTCGAACTGCTCCAGCGCGAGATATCGACAAAAGACCCTTCTGCGCGCTACTTCGGCGGTTTCTGCTTCAACAACCAGCAGAAACAGGATCCCCAATGGCGGTCGTTCAAGTCGTTCACCTTCATTCTGCCGCTTGTCCGCCTGGAATCGGAAAACGGAAAAACCTTGCTCGCCTGCAACCTCGTGCTCGATCCGGAAAAGGGCCGCGAGGAACAATACCGCCCCCTTCTCGAAGCCCTGGACGGCCTCGTGCCGCCGCATGAAGACGACAGCCTGGTTCCTGAAGCTTCGAACGTCTCGTTCAGACCCGACCAACGGCACTGGATGAAAACCTGCGACAGCGTGCTGCAAAGGTTCCGCGAAGGGTTCATGGGTAAAATCATCCTGGCCCGCCAGACCGTTCTCGATTTTCCCGAGCCCTTTCCGCCAAGCCTCTTCATGCTCCGTCACCCTTTTCCCGAAAGTTCCACCTACCGGTACTACTTCGAACCGGAACGAAACACCGCGTTCTTCAGCTTCACGCCCGAAAGGCTCTACCGCAGGGAACGTGACCAGCTTTTCACGGAAGCCCTCGCGGGGACGTGTTCCCGCGAAACGATCGGCGAGGAGGGCATCGACGCCTGTCAGCAACTCCTCAATTCGGAAAAGGACATCCGCGAACACAAGTTCGTCAAGGATACCATCGCAAAGGAACTCGAACCGATCTGCAGCGAGATCGACATGGAGGAAAAAGTACGGGCATTGCCGCTCAACAGACTGGTTCACCTCTATACCCAATGCCACGCAACCCTCGAACCGGGCTCGGAGAGCGATACCGAAGTGCTCAAGTGCCTGCACCCCACTCCCGCTGTCGGTGGCGTACCGAGATCGAAAGCTCTCGAGCAGATCATCCACCTCGAACCCTTCAGCAGAGGCTGGTATGCCGGACCTGTCGGCTGGATCAGCCGGGACGCCGCCGAGTTCGCGGTCGGCATCCGCTCGGGACTCGCCGATGACAACCGTGTCTATCTCTACTCCGGAGCGGGTATCGTCAGCGGATCGGATCCCGCTTCCGAATGGCGCGAAGTGGACCAGAAAGTCAGCGACATCCTGGCCATCACCCGCCGCACGGATAAGTAA
- the menD gene encoding 2-succinyl-5-enolpyruvyl-6-hydroxy-3-cyclohexene-1-carboxylic-acid synthase, which yields MNHRQTTTLWSTLIVEEFVRHGITLFCISPGSRSTPLTIAAARHAKTECIMFPDERAGGFFALGYAKSTGKPAVLVCTSGTAVANYYPAVVEASSDNRPMLLLTADRPFELIDAEANQTIRQPGIFGAYTRWNVQLPEPSTAIPARSLLSTIDHAVASSMGEVPGPVHINAPFREPLEPVELPGEDPWLLQLEAWRKNSAPLCISSQPDRLPPEDSVQRVRKLLERSSSTFILAGQLDSPEEAEAVLELAKGIGAPIYADISSQIRFHPEYLPLQHLMLSEEFMDRFRPDTVIHFGGKIVGKLPGVAIRRWKPEHVVVVKNHPKRFDPDHNVTMSIQSAPGAFARALANRTRAGGSHALALEAVCRETRMEIDRLCSPDAPVTEISAASILSGKLPRKSALFLANSMPVRDMDNYAANLNDSRPLTGVNRGASGIDGNIATAAGFARGLRQPVTLLIGDLSFLHDLNSLTLLRDLRHPLRIIVNNNNGGGIFSFLPIAGQTDVFETHFGTPQHFCIRSAAETFGLAYDNPSTNAGFASSYADLCRSGQPGIIEITGSRANNLSEHRRLNARIRTIVDRHLCG from the coding sequence ATGAACCACCGGCAAACAACCACACTCTGGAGCACCCTGATCGTCGAGGAGTTCGTTCGACACGGCATCACGCTTTTCTGTATTTCTCCCGGCTCGCGATCCACTCCCCTGACGATCGCGGCGGCGCGACATGCCAAAACCGAATGCATCATGTTTCCCGACGAACGGGCCGGCGGGTTTTTCGCTCTCGGATACGCTAAAAGCACCGGTAAACCGGCCGTGCTCGTCTGCACGTCCGGCACCGCCGTGGCAAACTACTACCCGGCGGTCGTTGAAGCGTCGTCGGACAACCGGCCGATGCTGCTGCTCACGGCCGACCGCCCGTTCGAGCTGATCGACGCGGAAGCCAACCAGACCATCCGTCAGCCGGGAATATTCGGAGCTTATACCCGATGGAATGTCCAGCTTCCCGAGCCGTCGACCGCCATACCCGCCCGCTCGCTCCTGTCGACCATCGACCACGCGGTGGCGAGCAGCATGGGCGAGGTTCCGGGTCCCGTTCATATCAATGCACCGTTCAGGGAACCGCTCGAACCCGTCGAACTTCCCGGAGAAGATCCGTGGCTGCTTCAGCTCGAAGCATGGCGGAAAAACTCCGCTCCGCTTTGCATCAGCTCCCAACCGGATCGTCTTCCCCCGGAGGATAGCGTGCAACGGGTTCGCAAACTGCTCGAACGGTCCTCCTCGACGTTCATCCTCGCGGGCCAACTCGACAGCCCAGAAGAGGCTGAAGCCGTACTGGAACTCGCCAAAGGTATCGGAGCGCCCATCTATGCCGATATCTCTTCCCAGATCCGTTTTCATCCCGAATACCTTCCATTGCAGCATCTGATGCTTTCCGAAGAGTTCATGGACCGCTTCCGGCCCGATACCGTCATTCATTTCGGCGGAAAGATCGTCGGAAAACTGCCGGGGGTCGCTATCCGCCGATGGAAACCCGAGCATGTCGTCGTGGTAAAGAACCACCCGAAACGCTTCGATCCTGACCACAACGTCACCATGAGCATACAGTCCGCCCCGGGAGCGTTCGCGCGCGCGCTTGCGAACAGAACCCGCGCAGGCGGGTCGCATGCTCTTGCGCTGGAAGCCGTCTGCCGCGAAACCCGTATGGAAATCGACAGACTCTGCTCTCCCGATGCTCCGGTAACCGAAATATCCGCAGCCAGCATCCTGTCCGGAAAACTCCCCCGAAAGAGCGCATTGTTCCTCGCCAACAGCATGCCGGTCAGGGACATGGACAACTACGCAGCAAACCTGAACGATTCACGGCCGCTGACCGGCGTCAACCGGGGAGCGAGCGGCATCGACGGCAACATCGCAACCGCCGCAGGCTTCGCCCGCGGACTTCGCCAACCCGTAACGCTGCTAATCGGCGACCTCTCGTTCCTCCACGATCTCAATTCGCTCACCCTGCTCCGGGATCTCCGTCACCCGCTCCGGATAATCGTGAACAACAACAACGGGGGCGGAATATTCTCGTTCCTCCCGATTGCCGGTCAAACGGACGTTTTCGAAACGCACTTCGGCACCCCGCAACATTTCTGTATACGCTCGGCCGCTGAAACTTTCGGCCTGGCTTACGACAATCCATCGACGAACGCCGGATTCGCTTCGAGCTACGCGGATCTCTGTCGTTCAGGACAACCCGGAATCATCGAGATAACCGGTTCGAGGGCAAATAATCTCTCTGAACACCGCCGGCTCAACGCCCGGATCAGGACAATTGTCGATCGTCATCTATGCGGATAG
- the menH gene encoding 2-succinyl-6-hydroxy-2,4-cyclohexadiene-1-carboxylate synthase — MRIATTHYDMHVSIKGNRDQPSLLLLHGFLGSAEDWLDCARTLGESRRCIMPDLPGHGKTSPLSREQPSFEEISRQLADIVRELCPDPCDLAGYSMGGRLALHLALHHSDLFRSAVIVSASPGLPTAAEREQRRQADRKVAESITADFEAFLEKWYRLPLFEQLAQHPLFPEMLERRRKNAPLALASALDALGTGNQPSLWDRLGANRLPLRFFAGEKDTKYVEIGRQLVNLCPCSELVVFTGCGHAPHIENRPLFLERLAGFIDAGE, encoded by the coding sequence ATGCGGATAGCCACCACGCACTACGACATGCACGTCAGCATCAAAGGAAACCGCGACCAGCCTTCCCTGCTGCTCTTGCACGGTTTTCTCGGCTCCGCTGAAGACTGGCTTGATTGCGCAAGAACTCTCGGCGAGAGCAGGCGCTGTATCATGCCTGATCTTCCGGGGCATGGAAAAACGTCTCCCCTTTCGCGGGAACAACCATCCTTCGAGGAAATCTCCCGGCAGCTTGCCGACATCGTGCGTGAACTCTGCCCCGACCCCTGCGATCTCGCCGGTTACTCCATGGGAGGGCGTCTGGCGCTCCACCTCGCGCTGCACCATTCCGATCTTTTCCGGAGCGCGGTCATCGTATCTGCCTCGCCAGGCCTCCCGACAGCCGCCGAAAGGGAACAACGCAGACAAGCAGACAGAAAAGTAGCCGAAAGCATTACCGCTGACTTCGAGGCGTTCCTCGAAAAATGGTACCGGCTTCCGCTCTTCGAACAGCTCGCCCAACACCCTCTTTTTCCCGAAATGCTCGAACGGCGGCGAAAAAACGCCCCTCTTGCGCTCGCATCCGCGCTCGATGCACTCGGCACCGGCAACCAGCCATCCCTCTGGGACAGACTTGGCGCGAACCGTTTGCCGCTCCGCTTTTTCGCCGGGGAAAAAGACACGAAATACGTTGAGATTGGCCGTCAATTGGTTAATTTATGTCCTTGTTCGGAACTGGTCGTCTTTACCGGCTGCGGTCACGCGCCGCATATAGAAAACAGGCCCCTGTTCCTCGAACGCCTGGCTGGTTTCATCGACGCCGGCGAATAA
- the menB gene encoding 1,4-dihydroxy-2-naphthoyl-CoA synthase gives MSTVNWVQAGEFTDIFYHKAEGIAKITINRPERRNAFRPQTVVEMIRALEDARNDEQVGVVILTGEGPLAFCSGGDQKIRGDAGYADEKGVNRLNVLDFQRDIRTCPKPVIAMVAGYAIGGGHVLHMLCDLTIAAENAVFGQTGPKVGSFDGGWGASYMARIVGQKKAREIWYLCRQYNAREALDMGLVNTVVPLERLEEETVQWCREILRHSPLALRCLKSALNADCDGQAGLQELAGNATLLYYMSEEAQEGKNAFVEKRKPDFGKFPKRP, from the coding sequence ATGAGCACCGTTAACTGGGTACAGGCCGGTGAATTCACCGATATTTTCTATCACAAGGCCGAAGGCATCGCAAAAATCACCATCAACCGCCCCGAAAGACGCAACGCATTCCGTCCGCAAACGGTCGTCGAAATGATCCGGGCCCTCGAGGACGCACGAAACGACGAACAGGTCGGCGTGGTGATCCTGACCGGCGAAGGCCCGCTCGCGTTCTGTTCGGGTGGAGACCAGAAGATCCGCGGCGACGCGGGCTACGCCGACGAAAAAGGGGTCAACCGGCTCAACGTCCTTGATTTCCAGCGAGACATCCGCACCTGTCCCAAACCGGTCATCGCCATGGTCGCCGGTTACGCGATTGGCGGCGGCCACGTACTGCACATGCTCTGCGACCTGACCATAGCCGCCGAAAACGCTGTTTTCGGTCAGACCGGCCCGAAAGTCGGCTCGTTCGACGGGGGGTGGGGCGCAAGCTACATGGCCCGGATCGTCGGACAGAAGAAAGCCCGTGAAATCTGGTATCTCTGCCGTCAGTACAATGCAAGGGAAGCGCTCGACATGGGTCTTGTCAATACCGTCGTACCCCTCGAACGCCTCGAGGAAGAAACAGTGCAATGGTGCCGGGAAATCCTCCGCCATTCGCCCCTGGCCCTCCGCTGTCTCAAATCGGCCCTCAACGCAGACTGCGACGGCCAGGCCGGCCTGCAGGAGCTCGCAGGCAACGCCACGCTGCTCTACTACATGAGCGAAGAGGCGCAGGAAGGAAAAAACGCCTTCGTTGAAAAACGCAAACCGGATTTCGGTAAATTCCCGAAGAGACCTTGA
- the menC gene encoding o-succinylbenzoate synthase gives MKPDFVSIYRYSIPFVRPVPVRRSSLGARDGLVIGIGTADGRHTGFGEVAPLPGLHEETLSEALGQCRETLPSIAGSQGAHSLEDAGNDLPERLCPSVRCGIEMALLNFQAAVYGRQPSFPGAQGPSDRLPLNALLFGNTRAVLSMAEEHFRQGYRTFKLKVRSSEPDIAVEQALALYSAYGDDIELRLDSNRTFTLDEACMFFGRIPPGAVMYVEEPLVDPFLIPEFFERTGIPAALDESLWMTSGIWNSLPHDCLGGLVLKPSRIGSFSKTLRFALEAEVEGIPAVVSSAFETGVGIGFYARFASMLSAHPAACGLDTFRQLERDILKSPFRVENGCLLVGEAYAGSLDPDLTNLEPVETWTL, from the coding sequence TTGAAGCCGGACTTCGTATCCATATACCGCTATTCCATCCCTTTTGTCAGGCCGGTTCCGGTTCGCCGTTCCAGCCTCGGCGCAAGGGATGGACTCGTTATCGGCATAGGAACCGCTGACGGCCGTCACACCGGGTTCGGGGAAGTCGCCCCCTTGCCTGGTCTCCATGAAGAGACCCTTTCTGAAGCTCTCGGGCAGTGCCGTGAAACGCTTCCGTCGATTGCCGGCTCGCAGGGCGCTCACTCACTCGAAGACGCGGGGAACGACCTCCCAGAACGCCTTTGCCCATCGGTACGCTGCGGCATCGAAATGGCGCTGCTCAACTTCCAGGCGGCCGTTTACGGCAGGCAGCCGTCCTTTCCGGGCGCTCAGGGCCCCTCGGACAGGCTTCCTCTTAACGCCCTGCTGTTCGGAAACACCAGAGCGGTTCTTTCCATGGCGGAGGAGCATTTCAGGCAAGGTTACCGGACATTCAAGCTGAAAGTACGGTCAAGCGAACCCGACATCGCGGTAGAACAGGCTCTCGCCCTGTATTCTGCTTACGGCGACGACATCGAGTTACGGCTTGACAGTAATCGCACCTTCACGCTGGACGAGGCCTGCATGTTTTTCGGCAGAATACCGCCCGGCGCCGTCATGTACGTAGAGGAACCGCTGGTCGATCCGTTCCTGATACCGGAGTTCTTCGAAAGAACCGGGATACCGGCGGCGCTCGACGAATCATTGTGGATGACCTCCGGCATATGGAATTCCTTGCCGCACGATTGTCTCGGCGGGCTGGTGCTGAAACCGTCCAGAATCGGCAGCTTCTCGAAAACGCTCCGTTTCGCGCTCGAAGCGGAGGTCGAAGGAATTCCGGCGGTCGTCAGCTCGGCTTTCGAAACAGGTGTCGGCATCGGGTTCTACGCCCGATTCGCGTCCATGCTTTCCGCGCATCCCGCGGCATGCGGACTCGATACTTTCCGGCAGCTCGAACGTGACATCCTCAAAAGCCCTTTCAGGGTGGAAAACGGCTGCCTTCTCGTCGGAGAAGCCTATGCCGGCAGCCTCGATCCCGATCTCACGAACCTCGAACCCGTCGAAACATGGACATTGTAG
- the menE gene encoding o-succinylbenzoate--CoA ligase, producing MDIVERAAGRFGDHPALVAEDKTISFRELEKETSRIAGALDRQDIRNGKTAALCMPNSPELVLLLLALLRTGAVAAPLNHRFPAERLQTMLDSLNPSVLVGTEVLTEALDFPVRLTPGKILSEAERATIEPQFNSSTAQQFNTPVTVIHTSSSSGVAKAALHSFGNHYHSALGSNENLPFCPGDCWLLSLPLFHIGGYALLFRSLLGGGALAAADPGTPTAEALQRFDITHLSLVPTQLYRLLRNDASRKRLRRAKAVLLGGSAVEPALLQDAAKAGIPVYLSYGSTEMSSQVATTGGAVPADAVTAGRVLPYRELSIGAFDEILVKGPCLFRGYLSPDGPRLETGEAGWFHTGDTGALSPDGELRVTGRMDNMFISGGENIHPEEIERALCDIAGIRRALVIPAPDSEYGVRPKAFIEASDDAPGDEDILSRLRNGIGSIKTPASVNRVGEWRLLPGTEKIDRAYYLRRR from the coding sequence ATGGACATTGTAGAGCGGGCAGCCGGCCGGTTCGGCGACCATCCAGCGCTCGTCGCGGAAGACAAGACCATTTCCTTCCGCGAACTGGAAAAGGAAACATCGCGCATCGCCGGCGCGCTCGACCGCCAGGACATCCGGAACGGCAAAACGGCGGCGCTCTGCATGCCCAACAGTCCTGAACTCGTCCTCCTGCTCCTGGCGCTCCTGAGAACCGGAGCCGTCGCAGCCCCGCTGAACCATCGCTTCCCGGCCGAAAGGCTGCAGACCATGCTCGACAGCCTGAACCCCTCGGTGCTTGTGGGGACCGAAGTACTGACCGAAGCGCTTGACTTCCCCGTCAGACTCACCCCCGGGAAAATCCTTTCGGAAGCCGAACGCGCCACAATCGAACCGCAGTTCAACAGTTCAACAGCTCAACAGTTCAACACCCCCGTAACGGTCATTCACACCTCTTCGAGTTCCGGCGTTGCGAAAGCCGCCCTGCACTCTTTCGGCAATCATTACCACAGCGCTCTCGGCTCGAACGAGAACCTCCCTTTCTGCCCGGGCGACTGCTGGCTTCTCTCCCTTCCCCTCTTCCACATCGGCGGCTACGCGCTGCTGTTCCGTTCACTCCTTGGAGGCGGCGCGCTTGCGGCAGCCGACCCCGGCACGCCGACAGCCGAAGCATTGCAACGATTCGACATTACCCACCTGTCCCTCGTCCCCACGCAGCTCTACAGGCTCCTGCGGAACGATGCGTCCCGCAAGCGCCTCCGAAGGGCAAAAGCCGTGCTGCTCGGAGGCAGCGCCGTCGAACCGGCGCTGCTCCAGGACGCCGCGAAAGCGGGCATTCCGGTCTATCTCAGCTACGGATCGACGGAGATGAGTTCCCAGGTCGCCACGACAGGCGGCGCCGTACCGGCCGATGCCGTCACCGCTGGCAGGGTGCTGCCGTACCGCGAACTCTCGATCGGAGCCTTTGACGAGATCCTCGTCAAAGGCCCTTGCCTCTTCCGGGGATACCTGTCACCGGACGGGCCGAGACTCGAAACCGGCGAAGCCGGCTGGTTCCACACCGGCGATACCGGCGCGCTCTCGCCGGACGGAGAGCTGCGGGTCACCGGCAGGATGGACAACATGTTCATCTCGGGAGGTGAAAACATTCACCCCGAGGAGATCGAACGGGCATTGTGCGACATCGCGGGAATTCGCCGCGCGCTGGTCATTCCTGCGCCCGACAGTGAATACGGCGTCAGGCCGAAGGCATTCATCGAGGCCTCGGACGACGCTCCCGGGGACGAAGACATCCTTTCACGACTCCGCAACGGCATCGGAAGCATCAAGACTCCCGCCTCCGTCAACCGGGTCGGCGAATGGCGACTGCTTCCCGGAACGGAAAAAATCGACAGGGCGTATTACCTTCGTCGCCGCTAA
- the sqr gene encoding type III sulfide quinone reductase, selenoprotein subtype, translating into MSKKIVVLGAGTGGTIVSNNLRRHLPDDWEITVIDRDDKHIYQPGLLFVPFGIQKVGTLTRSRKKYILDGVNFVIDEIIGVDTEKREVRTRSHTFSYDFLVIATGCRVLPEETEGMEEAWGESAFTFYYPDAAEALRKKLDAFEGGTLVMDIADVPFKCPVAPIEFVFLADWYLKKKGVRHKSQIELVTPLQGAFTKPKASAVLTESAREKNISIRTGFQLNMVNGPEKYIESVQGEKLSYDLLVVVPTTFGDQVISDSGIDDGIGYVPTHHNTLQALKHERVYVIGDATNVPTSKAGSVAHYEADVVVFNIMAEIHGVKPEEIFDGHSTCFIVYSRGTSSLIDFNYKIEPLPGKYPMPHLGPFSLLRETKMNWRGKLGFEWLYWNVLLAGRHLGAPPTLVMAGKEIG; encoded by the coding sequence ATGTCGAAGAAAATTGTCGTACTCGGGGCCGGAACCGGCGGGACGATCGTATCGAACAACCTGCGCCGCCATCTGCCCGACGATTGGGAAATCACGGTGATCGACCGCGATGACAAACACATCTACCAGCCGGGCCTGCTTTTCGTTCCTTTCGGTATCCAGAAGGTGGGCACGTTGACGAGGTCGAGGAAGAAGTACATTCTCGACGGCGTGAACTTCGTGATCGACGAGATCATCGGAGTCGACACCGAAAAACGCGAAGTCAGGACGCGGAGTCATACGTTTTCCTACGATTTTCTGGTAATCGCTACAGGATGTCGGGTACTGCCTGAAGAAACCGAGGGTATGGAGGAGGCCTGGGGCGAAAGCGCCTTTACGTTCTACTACCCTGATGCGGCCGAAGCGCTCAGAAAAAAACTCGACGCATTCGAAGGCGGGACGCTGGTGATGGATATCGCTGACGTGCCGTTCAAATGCCCCGTGGCTCCGATAGAGTTCGTTTTTCTCGCCGACTGGTATCTCAAAAAAAAGGGGGTTCGCCACAAGAGCCAGATCGAGTTGGTGACGCCGCTGCAGGGCGCCTTCACCAAACCGAAAGCTTCGGCGGTTCTGACTGAATCGGCAAGGGAGAAGAACATCTCGATAAGAACGGGCTTCCAGCTCAACATGGTCAACGGCCCGGAAAAATACATCGAATCGGTCCAGGGCGAGAAACTTTCCTATGATCTGCTGGTGGTCGTGCCGACGACGTTCGGCGATCAGGTGATCAGCGATTCGGGCATCGACGACGGGATCGGCTACGTTCCCACTCATCACAATACCCTGCAGGCACTGAAGCACGAGCGTGTCTACGTTATCGGCGACGCCACCAACGTTCCTACTTCCAAGGCCGGATCGGTTGCGCATTACGAAGCGGATGTGGTGGTCTTCAACATCATGGCCGAGATTCACGGCGTCAAGCCCGAGGAGATATTCGACGGGCATTCGACCTGTTTCATCGTCTATTCCAGAGGAACCTCTTCCCTCATCGATTTCAACTACAAGATCGAGCCTCTTCCCGGCAAGTATCCCATGCCGCATCTCGGTCCGTTTTCACTCCTCAGGGAGACGAAAATGAACTGGAGGGGAAAGCTCGGCTTCGAGTGGCTCTACTGGAACGTACTGCTTGCCGGGCGACATCTCGGAGCGCCTCCGACGCTCGTCATGGCCGGAAAGGAAATCGGCTGA
- the sugE gene encoding quaternary ammonium compound efflux SMR transporter SugE, translating to MSWIYLIVAGLFECMWAVGLKYSDGFSRFVPTLLTISAMLVSFVMLSLAMKTIPVGTAYAVWTGIGAVGVVVAGMVLFDESRDLLRIGCVLMIVSGIVGLKVLSS from the coding sequence ATGTCGTGGATCTATCTGATCGTCGCAGGTCTGTTCGAATGCATGTGGGCGGTAGGCCTCAAGTACAGCGACGGATTCTCGAGGTTCGTGCCGACCCTGTTGACGATTTCGGCCATGCTGGTCAGTTTCGTCATGCTTTCACTGGCGATGAAAACCATTCCCGTCGGAACGGCATACGCCGTCTGGACGGGAATCGGGGCCGTAGGTGTCGTCGTTGCCGGTATGGTTCTGTTCGACGAATCGAGGGACCTGCTGAGAATCGGCTGCGTTCTGATGATCGTTTCCGGGATTGTCGGCCTCAAGGTTCTTTCTTCGTAA
- a CDS encoding alkene reductase, producing the protein MSLLFSPATLGALSLRNRVVMAPMTRSRAPGNLPNGLMAEYYSQRATAGLVITEGTSPSPNGLGYPRIPGIFSAQQVEGWSIVTRAVHSEGGKIFLQIMHCGRIAHPANMPRGARVVAPSAVRASGEMYTDGGGMKPYPVPEAMTIRDIGETVREYVQAARNAVAAGFDGVEVHGANGYLIEQFIRPNTNRRNDAYGGSIENRARFMLEVLDGAIGAIGARRVGVRLSPFGVFNDMPLYDSIEEDYAAMARLLDGAGPAYIHLADHSSMGAPEVPESIRTVFRRQFRGSLILSGGYDPERAGQDLAEGRCDLVAVGRPFIANPDLVRRWKSGAPLNEPHPDTFYSPGPEGYTDYPFLPRNP; encoded by the coding sequence ATGTCTCTTCTGTTCTCGCCGGCAACGCTCGGCGCCCTTTCGCTGCGGAACCGCGTCGTCATGGCTCCCATGACCCGCAGCCGCGCGCCCGGAAACCTTCCCAACGGCCTGATGGCCGAGTATTACTCGCAACGCGCGACGGCCGGCCTCGTCATTACCGAGGGAACGTCTCCTTCGCCCAACGGCCTCGGTTATCCCCGTATACCGGGAATTTTCAGCGCGCAACAGGTCGAAGGCTGGAGCATCGTTACACGGGCCGTTCACAGCGAAGGCGGGAAGATTTTCCTGCAGATCATGCACTGCGGCAGGATCGCCCATCCGGCGAACATGCCGCGCGGCGCCAGGGTGGTTGCGCCTTCCGCGGTTCGCGCTTCGGGAGAAATGTACACCGACGGCGGCGGCATGAAGCCCTACCCTGTCCCCGAAGCGATGACGATCCGCGATATCGGAGAGACTGTGAGAGAATACGTCCAGGCCGCCAGAAACGCCGTGGCGGCCGGTTTTGACGGAGTCGAGGTCCATGGAGCGAACGGCTACCTGATCGAGCAGTTCATCCGCCCGAACACGAACCGCAGGAACGACGCCTATGGGGGTTCGATCGAAAACCGGGCGCGTTTCATGCTGGAGGTGCTCGACGGCGCGATCGGGGCTATCGGAGCCCGGAGGGTTGGCGTCAGGCTGTCGCCTTTCGGTGTTTTCAACGACATGCCCCTCTACGACTCGATAGAAGAGGACTACGCCGCGATGGCGCGATTGCTCGACGGCGCCGGGCCCGCATATATCCATCTCGCGGATCACTCCTCCATGGGTGCGCCCGAGGTGCCTGAATCGATCAGGACCGTTTTTCGCCGGCAGTTTCGCGGCTCCCTGATTCTTTCCGGGGGTTACGATCCAGAACGAGCCGGGCAGGACCTCGCCGAGGGCCGATGCGATCTTGTGGCCGTCGGCCGACCTTTCATCGCCAACCCCGATCTTGTACGGCGCTGGAAGAGTGGAGCGCCGCTCAACGAGCCCCATCCCGATACGTTTTATTCCCCCGGTCCCGAAGGGTATACCGATTACCCTTTTTTGCCGCGCAACCCTTGA